The proteins below are encoded in one region of Paeniglutamicibacter cryotolerans:
- a CDS encoding ROK family protein: protein MENELAIGIDIGGTKIAAGLVDAEGRVVEEVRRATPGHDARAVERTVAALVAELGAQAPGAAVGVGAAGWMDLSGSTVLFSPHLAWRNEPLRARLEEMVGRRVLLCNDADAAGWAEYRYGAAAGESHAVVLTLGTGIGGAMVTDGVLQRGRFGVAGEFGHQTLVHEGHRCACGNRGCWEQYASGNALGREGRGLLAAGSPVAHALRDAAGGNADAVTGELVTRLAASGDAACRDLLVDAGHWLGIGIANLAAVLDPGIVVIGGGLGSAAPLLIDTAADTYRRTLSGRSYRPFARVVRAALGPAAGLIGAADLARRAPAED, encoded by the coding sequence GTGGAAAACGAGCTCGCCATTGGCATCGACATCGGCGGAACGAAGATCGCCGCGGGGCTGGTCGACGCCGAGGGGCGAGTGGTCGAGGAAGTGCGCCGTGCCACGCCGGGGCACGACGCCCGCGCCGTGGAGCGGACCGTTGCGGCGCTGGTCGCCGAGCTCGGAGCCCAGGCCCCCGGGGCTGCGGTGGGAGTCGGTGCAGCCGGCTGGATGGACCTCAGTGGTTCCACAGTGCTCTTCAGTCCGCATTTGGCCTGGCGCAACGAGCCGCTGCGCGCCCGGCTCGAGGAGATGGTGGGGCGCCGGGTCCTGCTGTGTAACGACGCGGATGCCGCAGGCTGGGCCGAGTACCGCTACGGCGCCGCGGCCGGGGAGTCCCATGCAGTGGTACTGACGCTGGGCACCGGCATCGGCGGGGCCATGGTCACCGACGGGGTGCTGCAGCGCGGACGTTTCGGGGTGGCGGGGGAGTTCGGCCACCAGACGCTGGTACACGAAGGGCACCGCTGCGCCTGTGGAAACCGTGGCTGCTGGGAGCAGTACGCCTCGGGCAACGCGCTGGGCAGGGAGGGGCGGGGCCTGTTGGCCGCCGGTTCACCGGTGGCCCATGCGCTGCGCGATGCCGCCGGTGGGAACGCCGACGCTGTGACCGGCGAGTTGGTGACCCGGCTCGCAGCGTCGGGCGATGCGGCGTGCCGCGACCTGCTGGTTGACGCCGGTCATTGGCTGGGCATCGGCATTGCGAACCTCGCGGCTGTGCTTGATCCCGGGATCGTCGTGATTGGCGGCGGTCTGGGGTCGGCCGCCCCGCTGCTGATCGACACGGCGGCGGACACCTACCGACGTACCCTTTCCGGGCGCAGCTACCGGCCGTTCGCCCGGGTCGTTCGAGCTGCCCTGGGTCCGGCCGCCGGGCTCATCGGTGCTGCCGACCTGGCCCGCCGTGCGCCCGCCGAAGATTAG
- a CDS encoding WhiB family transcriptional regulator, with product MDWRSRAACLDKDPELFFPVGNTGPALLQIEEAKSVCRRCPVVDTCLQWAIESGQDAGVWGGMSEDERRALKRRAARARRAS from the coding sequence ATGGATTGGCGTAGCCGCGCAGCTTGTCTGGACAAGGACCCGGAGCTCTTTTTCCCGGTTGGAAATACCGGTCCAGCACTGCTCCAGATCGAAGAGGCAAAGAGTGTATGCCGCCGTTGCCCGGTTGTTGACACCTGCCTGCAATGGGCCATCGAGTCCGGCCAGGACGCCGGTGTTTGGGGCGGCATGAGCGAGGACGAGCGCCGCGCCTTGAAGCGCCGCGCCGCCCGTGCTCGGCGCGCATCCTAG
- a CDS encoding class II 3-deoxy-7-phosphoheptulonate synthase, which translates to MTQTSSAPLFPGSSPAGPAVDPDLDLWRSLPIAQQPSWSGTPAYDSAIAELGSRPPLVFAGEVDVLRERLAAAANGKAFLLQGGDCAETFDGATADKISARVKTILQMSVVLTYGASMPVVKMGRMAGQFAKPRSSNDETRDGVTLPAFRGDIVNGYDFTPESRAHDPQRMVHAYHTSASTLNLIRAFTQGGFADLRSVHSWNKGFTSNPAHSRYEQLAGEIDRAVRFMNACGTDFEALKRTEFFASHEALLLDYERALTRTDSRTGQPYDTSGHFLWIGERTRQLDGAHVDFLSRVRNPIGVKLGPTTSPDDALALIEKLDPNREPGRLTFITRMGAKNIREKLPNLVEKVTASGAKVLWVTDPMHGNTVTSGNGYKTRNFDDVMDEVRGFFEVHDALGTFPGGLHVEMTGDDVAECLGGADPIRQEQFEDLYESVCDPRLNHRQSLEMAFLVSGALAKRGEAK; encoded by the coding sequence GTGACTCAGACTTCCTCCGCCCCCCTGTTCCCCGGCAGCTCGCCTGCCGGACCCGCCGTCGACCCGGATCTGGATCTCTGGCGCTCGCTGCCCATCGCCCAGCAGCCCAGCTGGAGTGGCACGCCTGCCTATGACTCGGCGATCGCCGAACTGGGCTCACGCCCACCGCTGGTCTTCGCCGGCGAGGTCGACGTCCTGCGGGAGCGCCTCGCGGCAGCGGCCAACGGCAAGGCCTTCCTGCTCCAGGGAGGGGATTGCGCCGAGACCTTCGACGGCGCCACTGCCGACAAGATCAGCGCCCGCGTGAAGACCATCCTGCAGATGTCCGTCGTGCTCACCTACGGCGCCTCGATGCCCGTGGTGAAGATGGGCCGCATGGCCGGGCAGTTCGCCAAGCCGCGCTCCTCCAACGACGAGACCCGCGACGGTGTCACGCTGCCGGCCTTCCGCGGCGACATCGTCAACGGTTACGACTTCACCCCCGAATCCCGGGCCCATGACCCGCAGCGCATGGTCCACGCGTACCACACCTCCGCCTCCACGCTGAACCTGATTCGTGCCTTCACCCAGGGTGGATTCGCCGACCTTCGTTCGGTGCACTCCTGGAACAAGGGCTTCACCTCCAACCCGGCACACAGCCGCTACGAACAGCTGGCCGGCGAGATCGACCGCGCCGTGCGCTTCATGAATGCCTGCGGAACCGACTTCGAGGCGCTCAAGCGCACCGAGTTCTTCGCCAGCCACGAGGCCCTGCTGCTTGACTACGAGCGCGCATTGACCCGCACCGATTCGCGGACCGGACAGCCATACGACACCTCCGGCCACTTCCTGTGGATCGGGGAGCGCACCCGCCAGCTGGACGGCGCCCACGTGGACTTCCTCTCGCGCGTGCGCAACCCGATCGGTGTGAAGCTCGGCCCGACGACGTCGCCGGACGATGCGCTGGCCCTGATCGAGAAGCTTGATCCGAACCGCGAACCAGGCCGCCTGACCTTCATCACCCGCATGGGCGCGAAGAACATCCGCGAGAAGCTGCCGAACCTGGTCGAGAAGGTCACCGCCTCCGGCGCCAAGGTGCTGTGGGTGACCGACCCGATGCATGGAAACACGGTCACCAGCGGCAACGGCTACAAGACCCGCAACTTCGACGACGTCATGGACGAGGTCCGCGGCTTCTTCGAGGTACACGACGCGCTGGGCACCTTCCCCGGTGGCCTGCACGTGGAGATGACCGGCGACGACGTGGCCGAGTGCCTCGGTGGAGCCGACCCGATCCGCCAGGAGCAGTTCGAGGACCTCTACGAGTCGGTCTGCGATCCGCGCTTGAATCACCGCCAGTCGCTGGAGATGGCCTTCTTGGTTTCCGGGGCCCTGGCCAAGCGCGGCGAAGCCAAGTAA
- a CDS encoding lysophospholipid acyltransferase family protein: MFYWIMKRLFIAPFVNIVFRPWVKGLERIPAQGGAILASNHLSVSDSIFLPVAVSRPVVFLAKSDYFTGRGIKGRATALFFRLSNQLPMDRSGGTASANSLGVGAQALLDGQLLGIYPEGTRSPDGRLYRGKLGVAKLALETGVPVIPIAMIGTDKVQPIGKRLPNIRRVGMIVGEPLDFSRYAGLAEDRFVQRSVADEIMYAIMRLSGQEYADTYAATVKARMDAERQAARHVSKRRPGRKSVSD, translated from the coding sequence TTGTTCTACTGGATCATGAAACGGTTGTTCATCGCACCGTTCGTCAACATCGTTTTCAGGCCCTGGGTCAAGGGTCTGGAGCGGATCCCTGCGCAGGGCGGCGCAATCCTGGCCAGCAACCACCTCTCCGTCTCCGACTCCATTTTCCTGCCTGTCGCCGTATCGCGCCCGGTGGTGTTCCTGGCCAAGAGCGACTACTTCACCGGCCGCGGCATCAAGGGCAGGGCGACGGCGCTGTTTTTCCGCCTCTCCAACCAGTTGCCGATGGACCGCTCCGGTGGCACCGCATCGGCGAATTCGCTGGGGGTCGGCGCCCAGGCGCTGCTCGACGGACAACTGCTGGGCATCTACCCCGAGGGCACGCGCAGCCCAGACGGCCGGCTGTATCGCGGGAAGCTCGGCGTCGCAAAGCTGGCATTGGAGACCGGTGTCCCGGTGATCCCCATCGCGATGATCGGCACCGACAAGGTGCAGCCGATCGGCAAGCGCCTGCCGAACATCCGCCGGGTGGGCATGATCGTCGGTGAACCGCTGGACTTCAGCAGGTACGCCGGGCTGGCCGAGGACCGCTTCGTGCAGCGTTCGGTGGCGGACGAGATCATGTACGCGATCATGCGGCTCTCCGGCCAGGAATACGCCGATACCTATGCGGCGACGGTCAAGGCGCGCATGGATGCCGAACGCCAGGCTGCCCGTCATGTCTCGAAACGCCGTCCGGGCAGGAAATCAGTTTCCGACTAG
- a CDS encoding AMP-dependent synthetase/ligase yields the protein MARAVHLFATGHLPREGVAVREFSVPPLVVNQPQMNITDLVLRHATSTSNPVLFSRPNQDGTWSDVSAKEFAADASLLAKGLIASGLESGARIGLMASTRYEWALVDFAIWFAGCVSVPVYETSSPSQVAWILGDSGAAAVIVEAPRHENVVRQAAHQEGLAEIKHLWQMDGNGLDPLREAGATVSDEALEKRRTSAGMDSLATIIYTSGTTGRPKGCELMHSNFVELSENAAVALPECVHQGASTIMFLPLAHVFARYISVLCVCAGVRVGHTPDVKNLMADLQSFKPTFILAVPRVFEKVYNSSMLKAEDGGKGKIFHAASATAIAWSRASEAGKVPLGLTLKHQLFDVLLYKKIRAAMGGEIVYAVSGGAPLGERLGHFFHGIGLTILEGYGLTETTAPITVNTPKKIKIGSVGRPLPGNAVRIADDGEILAKGACVMRGYFNRPDLAEETFVDGWFRTGDIGELDAEGFLRITGRKKEIIVTASGKNVVPAMLEDQIRSDALISQCVVVGDARPFISALITLDAEALPGWLERHQLPADTTVARASELPQVREAVAVLVAKANTVVSQAEAIREFRIVPTDFTEDSGHLTPSMKIKRAQVLKDFGQVVEEIYSKPVA from the coding sequence ATGGCCCGGGCAGTTCACCTGTTCGCCACGGGCCACTTACCTCGAGAAGGAGTCGCAGTGCGCGAATTCAGCGTTCCACCCCTGGTAGTCAACCAACCCCAGATGAATATTACTGACCTGGTGCTGCGCCACGCGACTTCTACATCGAACCCCGTGCTCTTTTCACGGCCCAACCAGGACGGAACCTGGTCCGATGTCTCGGCCAAGGAATTCGCAGCTGACGCCTCCCTGCTCGCCAAGGGCCTGATCGCCAGCGGGCTCGAATCCGGGGCACGCATAGGGCTGATGGCCAGCACCCGCTACGAATGGGCGCTGGTCGACTTCGCCATCTGGTTCGCCGGCTGCGTCTCGGTTCCCGTCTACGAGACTTCCTCCCCCAGCCAGGTCGCGTGGATCCTGGGCGACTCCGGCGCGGCAGCCGTCATTGTCGAGGCCCCCCGGCATGAGAACGTGGTCCGCCAGGCGGCCCATCAGGAGGGCCTGGCGGAGATCAAGCACCTCTGGCAGATGGACGGCAACGGACTGGATCCGCTGCGCGAGGCCGGCGCCACCGTCTCGGACGAGGCGCTCGAAAAACGCCGCACGTCGGCCGGAATGGACTCCCTGGCCACCATCATCTACACCTCCGGAACCACCGGGCGGCCCAAGGGCTGCGAGCTGATGCACAGCAACTTCGTCGAGCTCTCCGAGAATGCTGCGGTGGCCCTGCCCGAATGCGTGCACCAGGGTGCCTCGACCATCATGTTCCTCCCCCTGGCCCACGTCTTCGCCCGCTACATCTCGGTGCTCTGCGTCTGCGCCGGCGTGCGCGTCGGCCATACCCCGGATGTGAAGAACCTGATGGCCGACCTGCAGTCGTTCAAACCGACCTTCATCCTCGCCGTGCCCCGCGTCTTCGAGAAGGTCTACAACTCCTCGATGCTCAAGGCAGAGGACGGCGGCAAGGGCAAGATCTTCCACGCGGCATCGGCCACCGCCATCGCCTGGTCCCGGGCCTCCGAAGCAGGCAAGGTTCCGCTGGGCCTGACCCTGAAGCACCAGCTCTTCGACGTGCTGCTCTACAAGAAGATCCGGGCCGCCATGGGCGGGGAGATCGTCTACGCCGTTTCCGGCGGCGCACCGCTGGGTGAACGCCTGGGCCACTTCTTCCACGGCATCGGGCTGACGATCCTCGAGGGCTACGGACTGACCGAGACCACCGCCCCGATCACCGTGAACACTCCGAAGAAGATCAAGATCGGTTCAGTGGGGCGCCCGCTGCCGGGCAACGCGGTGCGCATCGCCGACGACGGGGAGATCCTGGCCAAGGGCGCCTGCGTGATGCGCGGCTACTTCAATCGCCCGGATCTGGCCGAGGAGACGTTCGTCGACGGATGGTTCCGCACCGGCGACATCGGCGAGCTCGACGCCGAGGGCTTCCTGCGCATCACCGGACGCAAGAAGGAGATCATCGTCACGGCCAGCGGCAAGAACGTGGTTCCGGCGATGCTCGAGGACCAGATCCGTTCGGACGCGCTGATTTCCCAGTGCGTCGTCGTGGGCGATGCCCGCCCGTTCATCTCCGCACTGATCACCCTCGACGCCGAGGCGCTGCCGGGCTGGCTGGAGCGCCACCAGCTGCCGGCCGACACCACGGTGGCCCGCGCCTCCGAACTGCCGCAGGTCCGGGAGGCCGTCGCCGTGCTGGTGGCCAAGGCGAATACGGTAGTCTCGCAGGCCGAGGCGATCCGGGAGTTCCGCATCGTGCCCACCGACTTCACCGAGGACTCCGGCCACCTGACCCCGTCGATGAAGATCAAGCGCGCACAGGTGCTCAAGGACTTCGGCCAGGTCGTGGAGGAGATCTACTCCAAGCCGGTCGCCTGA
- a CDS encoding alpha/beta hydrolase translates to MQDTGGAAALDQTPFKHQGSNGEAVLVIHGFTAGPSGMRPWADALSAAGYSVALPLLPGHGTRWQDLAATTYTDIVAAVAREYEALAARHARVYVCGLSMGGALALYLAATHSPAGLILVNPALTFGQATAKFAGVLRFVVPSVNAIADDIAMPGVSEGAYSRTPVAGVHQLGKLFRATIDRLPRISCPVLVYRSDADHVVPESSIAALRSGLGPAAPLTIRRLARSYHVATLDYDAQEIFAGSISFIQSLGGTERA, encoded by the coding sequence ATGCAAGACACAGGCGGGGCCGCGGCCCTTGACCAGACTCCGTTCAAGCACCAGGGCTCCAATGGGGAGGCCGTACTGGTCATCCACGGGTTCACCGCTGGACCGTCGGGCATGCGCCCCTGGGCCGATGCGCTGTCCGCCGCCGGCTACAGCGTTGCGCTGCCGCTGCTGCCGGGGCACGGGACCCGGTGGCAGGATCTGGCCGCCACTACCTATACCGACATCGTCGCCGCCGTCGCCCGGGAATACGAGGCGCTGGCAGCCCGCCATGCGCGGGTGTACGTCTGCGGATTGTCCATGGGCGGGGCACTGGCGCTGTATCTGGCGGCCACCCATTCCCCCGCCGGCCTAATACTGGTGAACCCCGCGCTGACCTTCGGCCAGGCGACGGCCAAGTTCGCCGGGGTGCTGCGCTTCGTGGTGCCGTCGGTGAACGCCATCGCCGATGACATAGCGATGCCCGGGGTAAGCGAGGGGGCCTACTCCCGCACGCCGGTTGCCGGGGTACATCAGCTGGGCAAGCTGTTCCGGGCCACCATCGATCGACTGCCGCGCATATCCTGCCCGGTGCTGGTGTACCGCTCGGATGCCGACCACGTGGTCCCGGAAAGCAGCATCGCGGCACTGCGCAGCGGGCTGGGCCCGGCCGCCCCCTTGACGATCAGGCGACTGGCCCGCAGCTACCATGTGGCGACACTGGACTACGATGCACAGGAGATCTTTGCCGGATCCATTTCATTCATCCAGTCCCTGGGAGGGACCGAACGTGCCTGA
- a CDS encoding Stk1 family PASTA domain-containing Ser/Thr kinase produces MVTDHRKDPLIGATLDDRYRIHRLIETGGMSRVYLATHIRLRRQVAIKVLLPQLAADPDTVRRFESEAILSAGLSHPNIVRVTDQGVDGPDAYLVMEYVRGMTLRDLLRERGRMTPRQALTVLNDISAGLAAAHERGIVHRDMKPANVLLSDTGDIKVADFGLARATTQQTSASNLMGTAAYISPELVEGKPSDERSDVYAVGIIAYELLTGHQPFTGESQFQIALQHVGSEVPAPSRLIPGLHSDLDELVRCCTEKDPENRPQDAQALLGEVRHILSTMDPGDLDFDSELLGTLSDLVPAAPPEPVIHVDAEAGDKTLSMADGHTAGTTVLGPPPPLPPGLAAIDTDATTPLTAGRDRTEVFPGFRPQSSDDTGRITEDTELEVHDELAALPSKREQRAADKRWKKDAQIPTETLAPRMSTRRRWILGTVLALLAVLITASSLFFGFGPGARVQLPQLGGKSATVAIEQLTALGIKSHTQKVFDERFKTGLVVSTDPVAGSVIRRYEPVQVIVSQGPELFSVPNLGGTESADAPKALGAVNLAPGTSTGKYSEKVAKGLIISTDPAAGADLRRASVVDLVVSKGPAPVKVPELRGITEEQAMAALKKAGLKGKSGTPANDGTVAAGLVLSQTPSAGKVERGSIVEYVLSLGPKMIEVPNFQGKQLDEAKAELERLGFTVEVEKLLGGFFGTVRSQDPASGTAPEKSIIRLVVV; encoded by the coding sequence ATGGTGACGGATCACCGTAAAGACCCATTGATCGGCGCTACCCTCGACGACCGATACCGGATCCACCGATTAATCGAAACCGGCGGAATGTCCAGGGTCTATTTGGCGACCCATATTCGCTTGCGACGCCAAGTGGCCATCAAGGTGCTGCTCCCCCAGTTGGCAGCCGACCCCGATACAGTCAGACGCTTCGAATCCGAGGCGATCCTCTCGGCAGGGCTCTCCCACCCCAACATCGTGCGCGTGACGGACCAGGGGGTCGACGGCCCGGACGCCTACCTCGTCATGGAGTACGTACGCGGGATGACGCTGCGTGACCTGCTGCGGGAACGCGGGCGCATGACCCCGCGTCAGGCACTGACAGTGCTGAACGACATTTCGGCTGGCCTCGCCGCCGCCCACGAGCGCGGCATCGTCCACCGGGACATGAAACCGGCCAATGTGCTGCTCTCGGACACTGGTGACATCAAAGTCGCCGACTTCGGACTGGCCCGCGCCACGACGCAGCAGACCTCGGCCTCGAACCTCATGGGCACGGCCGCCTACATCTCCCCCGAGCTGGTTGAAGGCAAGCCCTCCGACGAACGCAGCGACGTTTATGCCGTGGGCATCATTGCCTACGAACTGCTCACCGGGCACCAGCCCTTTACCGGCGAATCCCAGTTCCAGATCGCATTGCAGCACGTCGGTTCCGAAGTTCCGGCACCATCGCGCCTGATCCCCGGCCTTCACTCGGACCTGGACGAACTAGTGCGCTGCTGCACCGAAAAAGACCCAGAGAACCGGCCCCAGGATGCCCAAGCGCTACTGGGCGAGGTCCGCCATATTCTCTCCACCATGGATCCCGGCGACCTCGACTTCGACTCCGAACTGCTCGGCACCCTTTCCGATCTGGTCCCCGCGGCTCCCCCTGAACCCGTGATCCATGTCGATGCGGAGGCCGGTGACAAGACATTGTCGATGGCCGACGGACATACTGCTGGCACCACAGTGTTGGGACCGCCACCGCCACTGCCCCCGGGGCTTGCTGCCATCGACACGGACGCCACGACTCCGTTGACCGCTGGCCGGGACCGGACCGAGGTCTTCCCGGGGTTCAGGCCGCAGTCCTCGGACGACACCGGCCGGATCACCGAGGACACGGAGCTGGAAGTCCATGACGAATTGGCTGCGCTGCCGTCCAAGCGGGAGCAGCGCGCCGCCGACAAGCGGTGGAAGAAGGATGCCCAGATTCCCACGGAAACACTGGCCCCGCGCATGTCCACCCGTCGCCGCTGGATCCTAGGCACCGTCCTGGCCCTGCTGGCAGTGCTGATCACGGCCTCCAGCCTGTTCTTCGGGTTCGGACCGGGAGCACGGGTTCAGCTGCCCCAACTCGGTGGAAAGAGCGCCACCGTCGCCATCGAGCAGCTGACAGCTCTGGGTATCAAGTCGCACACCCAGAAGGTCTTTGACGAACGGTTCAAGACCGGTCTGGTGGTCTCCACCGACCCGGTCGCCGGTTCGGTGATCAGGCGCTACGAGCCGGTCCAGGTCATCGTCTCGCAGGGCCCCGAGCTGTTCTCAGTACCGAATCTTGGCGGGACCGAATCCGCCGACGCACCCAAGGCCCTCGGCGCCGTGAACCTCGCGCCGGGCACGTCCACCGGGAAGTACTCCGAGAAGGTGGCCAAGGGCCTGATCATTTCCACCGATCCAGCTGCCGGTGCCGATCTGCGCCGGGCCTCGGTCGTTGACCTGGTGGTGTCCAAGGGACCGGCGCCGGTCAAGGTCCCGGAATTGCGCGGGATCACCGAAGAACAGGCCATGGCAGCGCTGAAGAAGGCGGGTTTGAAGGGCAAGTCCGGCACCCCGGCGAACGACGGTACGGTGGCCGCCGGCCTCGTGCTGTCACAGACCCCCTCCGCAGGCAAGGTCGAGCGGGGCTCCATCGTCGAGTATGTGCTCTCGTTGGGCCCGAAGATGATCGAAGTCCCCAATTTCCAGGGCAAACAGCTGGATGAAGCCAAGGCTGAACTTGAACGCCTGGGCTTCACCGTCGAGGTAGAGAAGCTGCTGGGCGGGTTCTTCGGGACGGTGCGCTCCCAGGATCCGGCATCGGGCACGGCGCCCGAAAAATCGATAATCAGACTGGTCGTCGTCTAG